A DNA window from Buttiauxella agrestis contains the following coding sequences:
- the tsgA gene encoding MFS transporter TsgA, whose protein sequence is MTNSNRIKLTWISFFSYALTGALVIVTGMVMGNIAEYFHVPVSSMSNTFTFLNAGILISIFLNAWLMEIVPLKTQLRFGFILMILAVAGLVFGDNLTIFSVAMFVLGLVSGITMSIGTFLITHMYEGRQRGSRLLFTDSFFSMAGMIFPMVAAILLARSINWYWVYVCIGLVYVAIFILTIGCDFPALGKHAPKTEHVAEKEKWGVGVLFLSIAALCYILGQLGFISWVPEYAKSLGMNLNDAGQLVSDFWMSYMFGMWAFSFILRFFDLQRILTVLAGAATVLMYFFNKSEPAHLAWFILALGFFSSAIYTSVITLGSLQTKVASPKLVNFVLTCGTIGTMLTFVVTGPIVAHSGPHAALQTANALYAVVFIMCLILGLVTKHRQHNAVAAVN, encoded by the coding sequence ATGACTAACAGCAACCGCATTAAGCTCACATGGATCAGCTTCTTCTCCTACGCCCTCACTGGCGCGTTGGTAATTGTCACCGGGATGGTGATGGGCAATATTGCCGAATACTTCCACGTTCCCGTTTCCAGCATGAGTAATACCTTTACCTTCCTGAACGCAGGCATTCTGATTTCTATCTTCCTGAACGCCTGGTTGATGGAAATCGTGCCGCTCAAAACCCAGCTGCGCTTCGGATTTATATTGATGATTCTGGCGGTGGCCGGGCTTGTCTTCGGCGATAACCTGACCATCTTCTCCGTCGCGATGTTTGTGCTCGGGCTGGTCAGCGGTATCACCATGTCGATTGGTACCTTCCTGATCACCCACATGTACGAAGGCCGCCAGCGTGGTTCACGTCTGCTGTTTACCGACTCCTTCTTCAGTATGGCGGGGATGATTTTCCCAATGGTGGCGGCAATTTTGCTGGCGCGTAGCATCAACTGGTATTGGGTTTACGTCTGCATCGGCCTGGTCTATGTCGCGATTTTCATTCTGACTATCGGTTGTGATTTCCCGGCACTGGGCAAACACGCACCGAAAACTGAACACGTTGCTGAAAAAGAAAAATGGGGCGTGGGTGTTCTGTTCCTTTCAATTGCAGCTCTGTGCTACATCTTAGGCCAGCTTGGCTTTATCTCTTGGGTGCCTGAATACGCAAAAAGCCTGGGTATGAACCTGAATGATGCAGGCCAGTTAGTCAGCGATTTCTGGATGTCTTATATGTTTGGCATGTGGGCATTTAGCTTCATTTTGCGTTTCTTCGATCTACAACGCATTCTGACTGTCCTGGCAGGTGCCGCGACCGTTCTGATGTACTTCTTCAACAAAAGTGAACCTGCCCATCTGGCGTGGTTTATTTTGGCGCTCGGTTTCTTCTCCAGCGCAATCTACACCTCGGTTATCACGCTCGGTTCATTGCAGACCAAAGTGGCTTCGCCAAAACTGGTTAACTTCGTTCTGACCTGCGGCACTATCGGCACCATGCTGACCTTCGTGGTCACCGGCCCGATTGTGGCACACAGCGGCCCGCATGCGGCGTTACAAACCGCAAATGCGCTGTATGCTGTCGTGTTCATCATGTGCCTGATTCTGGGTCTGGTGACTAAGCACCGCCAGCATAACGCGGTGGCAGCGGTAAACTAA
- a CDS encoding hydrolase, whose product MATTSPAVLNFNHEEDDQFRPLKGVSNPHLQTMLPRLIRRRLNFKPHWQRLDMPDGDFVDLAWSEDPRQALHKPRLVVFHGLEGSLHSPYAHGLIEAASKQGWLGVVMHFRGCSGVPNRMKRIYHSGETEDGSYFLDWLSTRYGKVPTAAVGFSLGGNMLACLMAKQGADCTLQAGVIVSAPLMLEHCSAHIEKGFSRVYQHYLLNLLKKNAARKLRSYPGTLPVDMRQLKGMRRLREFDDLITSKIHGFADAIDYYRQCSAMPLLPQIKTRTLIIHAKDDPFMDHHVIPDKAILPANIEYQLTRYGGHVGFVGGTLRRPEMWLEQRIPQWLSQFLDQ is encoded by the coding sequence ATGGCTACGACAAGTCCCGCAGTATTGAATTTTAATCACGAAGAAGATGATCAATTTCGTCCGTTGAAGGGTGTCAGTAATCCGCACCTGCAAACCATGCTTCCGCGTTTGATTCGCCGTCGCCTCAATTTCAAACCTCATTGGCAACGTCTGGACATGCCGGATGGGGATTTTGTCGATCTTGCCTGGAGCGAAGACCCACGCCAGGCATTGCATAAACCACGGTTAGTTGTTTTTCATGGTCTCGAAGGCAGCCTGCACAGCCCATACGCTCACGGCTTAATTGAGGCCGCCAGCAAGCAAGGCTGGCTGGGCGTAGTCATGCATTTCCGTGGATGTAGCGGTGTGCCAAATCGCATGAAGCGCATTTACCACTCGGGCGAAACTGAAGACGGTAGCTACTTCCTGGACTGGCTCAGTACCCGTTATGGCAAAGTGCCGACGGCGGCAGTGGGGTTTTCCCTCGGCGGGAATATGCTCGCTTGTTTAATGGCTAAACAAGGTGCTGACTGCACGCTACAGGCCGGTGTCATAGTGTCAGCACCTCTGATGCTGGAACATTGCAGCGCGCATATCGAAAAAGGCTTCTCCCGCGTTTATCAGCACTATCTTTTGAATCTGCTGAAGAAAAATGCCGCACGTAAGCTCAGAAGCTATCCGGGGACTCTCCCTGTTGATATGCGTCAGCTTAAAGGAATGCGCCGTCTGCGCGAGTTTGATGATTTGATTACGTCAAAGATTCACGGCTTTGCTGATGCTATCGACTACTACCGTCAATGCAGCGCGATGCCATTACTGCCACAAATCAAAACCCGGACGCTCATCATCCACGCCAAAGATGACCCGTTTATGGATCATCATGTGATCCCGGATAAAGCCATATTGCCTGCTAATATCGAATACCAACTTACGCGCTACGGTGGGCATGTTGGGTTTGTGGGGGGCACGTTACGCCGCCCTGAAATGTGGCTTGAGCAACGCATCCCGCAATGGCTGTCTCAATTTTTGGACCAGTAA
- a CDS encoding LysE family translocator, with translation METLFFSMLGFLWVAAITPGPNNMLLTSSGANYGFMRTIPLMIGIMLGMQCILLLVAFGVGSLILLYPALHLILKIAGSAYLLWLAWKIGTATYEKLETDAAPPAPIPFWQGGLLQVINPKAWLMALGAVASFSLAGAQYLHSVALISIGIALVNIVAGIIWIAFGSMIGKLLRSRRSWTIFNVFMGLLTAACALLIWH, from the coding sequence ATGGAAACGCTTTTCTTCTCAATGCTTGGTTTTCTTTGGGTCGCGGCTATTACACCCGGCCCGAACAATATGTTACTGACTTCTTCCGGCGCCAATTACGGCTTTATGCGCACCATTCCGTTGATGATTGGCATCATGCTTGGGATGCAATGCATCCTGTTGCTGGTGGCCTTTGGCGTCGGTAGCTTAATCCTTTTGTATCCTGCTTTGCACCTTATCCTGAAGATTGCCGGGAGTGCTTACCTATTATGGCTGGCATGGAAAATCGGCACCGCGACCTATGAAAAACTGGAAACGGATGCGGCGCCTCCGGCTCCTATTCCATTCTGGCAGGGCGGTTTACTACAGGTTATCAACCCTAAAGCCTGGTTGATGGCACTGGGTGCAGTGGCAAGTTTTAGCCTTGCCGGTGCTCAGTACCTGCATTCCGTGGCGTTAATCAGTATCGGAATTGCGCTGGTTAACATTGTTGCAGGTATTATCTGGATTGCGTTTGGCAGCATGATCGGCAAACTGTTGCGCAGTCGCCGCTCCTGGACAATTTTCAATGTCTTTATGGGATTGCTGACCGCAGCATGTGCCCTGTTGATTTGGCATTAA
- a CDS encoding phosphoribulokinase, producing MSAKHPVIAVTGSSGAGTTTTSIAFRKIFQQLNLRAAEVEGDSFHRFTRPEMDMAIRKARDLGRHISYFGPEANDFGLLEQTFIEYGKTGQGKSRKYLHTYDEAVPWNQIPGTFTPWQPLPEPTDVLFYEGLHGGVVTPQHDVANAVDLLVGVVPIVNLEWIQKLVRDTSERGHSREAVMDSVVRSMDDYINYITPQFSRTHINFQRVPTVDTSNPFAARGIPSLDESFVVIHFRGLDDIDFPYLLAMLQGSFISHINTLVVPGGKMGLAMELIMTPLVKRLAEGRNINN from the coding sequence ATGTCAGCCAAACATCCGGTTATTGCCGTAACAGGTTCCAGCGGCGCGGGAACGACCACCACCAGCATCGCCTTTCGTAAAATCTTCCAGCAATTAAACCTACGTGCAGCTGAAGTTGAAGGCGACAGTTTCCATCGTTTCACCCGTCCTGAAATGGATATGGCGATTCGTAAAGCGCGTGACCTTGGCCGCCATATCAGCTACTTCGGGCCGGAAGCCAACGACTTCGGCTTACTTGAACAAACGTTTATTGAATACGGCAAAACCGGGCAAGGTAAATCACGTAAATATCTTCATACCTATGACGAAGCCGTACCCTGGAATCAGATTCCCGGCACGTTTACTCCATGGCAACCGTTACCAGAACCGACTGATGTTTTGTTTTATGAAGGCTTGCATGGCGGTGTCGTTACCCCGCAGCACGACGTCGCCAATGCCGTCGATTTACTGGTTGGCGTAGTACCGATTGTCAACCTGGAGTGGATTCAAAAACTGGTGCGCGACACCAGCGAGCGCGGTCATTCCCGTGAAGCGGTAATGGATTCCGTCGTGCGTTCGATGGACGATTACATCAATTACATCACACCGCAATTTTCCCGCACGCATATCAACTTCCAGCGTGTACCGACGGTAGATACCTCTAACCCGTTTGCCGCACGCGGTATTCCATCTTTAGATGAAAGCTTTGTCGTGATTCATTTTCGCGGTCTGGATGATATCGATTTCCCGTATTTGCTCGCCATGCTGCAAGGCTCATTTATTTCCCACATCAATACATTGGTGGTGCCGGGCGGCAAGATGGGACTGGCAATGGAGTTGATCATGACGCCGTTAGTTAAGCGCCTGGCGGAAGGTCGGAATATCAATAATTAG
- a CDS encoding putative adenosine monophosphate-protein transferase Fic produces the protein MAKKLTDKQKSRLWQQLRSRSFQASSRLDILEPHAQDEIIAQRVETIELGPLHRGLPWLCAIHQQLFQDVFDWAGELRDVDISKGEIQFCHFEYIENEGNDLMQEMEDEHYLVGLSRTEFVQRLSHYYCEINVLHPFFVGSGRAQRVFFEQLAIHAGYILDWKDVSPEAWATANQTGALGDLTLLNEIFTKVVSEARESE, from the coding sequence ATGGCAAAGAAACTGACCGATAAACAAAAGTCCCGCCTTTGGCAGCAATTGCGCAGCCGTTCGTTTCAGGCCAGTTCCCGGCTGGATATCCTTGAGCCTCATGCGCAAGATGAGATTATCGCGCAGCGTGTAGAAACGATTGAACTTGGCCCGTTGCATCGCGGATTACCCTGGCTGTGTGCCATCCATCAGCAGCTTTTTCAGGATGTTTTCGACTGGGCAGGCGAGCTACGAGATGTTGATATTTCCAAAGGGGAGATACAGTTCTGCCATTTCGAGTACATCGAAAATGAAGGCAACGATCTGATGCAAGAAATGGAGGACGAGCATTATCTGGTCGGACTTTCCAGAACTGAGTTTGTTCAGCGACTGTCGCATTACTATTGTGAAATTAACGTACTTCATCCGTTTTTTGTTGGCAGTGGTCGGGCGCAGCGCGTGTTCTTCGAGCAGTTAGCGATTCATGCCGGTTACATCCTCGATTGGAAAGACGTCTCGCCTGAAGCTTGGGCAACGGCCAATCAGACCGGGGCGCTGGGTGATTTGACGCTGCTCAACGAGATTTTCACTAAAGTGGTGAGTGAAGCGCGCGAAAGCGAATAG
- a CDS encoding YheU family protein has protein sequence MMIPWQDLPPETLDNLIESFVLREGTDYGEQERSLEQKVADVKRQLQSGEAVLVWSELHETVNIMARGQFRG, from the coding sequence ATGATGATTCCCTGGCAAGACCTGCCTCCCGAAACGCTTGATAATCTGATTGAATCCTTTGTATTACGCGAAGGCACAGATTATGGTGAACAAGAGCGCTCACTTGAGCAAAAGGTGGCTGATGTTAAGCGCCAACTGCAAAGTGGTGAAGCGGTACTGGTATGGTCAGAACTTCATGAAACGGTGAATATCATGGCTCGCGGGCAATTTCGCGGCTAA
- the crp gene encoding cAMP-activated global transcriptional regulator CRP has product MVLGKPQTDPTLEWFLSHCHIHKYPSKSTLIHQGEKAETLYYIVKGSVAVLIKDEEGKEMILSYLNQGDFIGELGLFEEGQERSAWVRAKSACEVAEISYKKFRQLIQVNPDILMRLSSQMARRLQVTSEKVGNLAFLDVTGRIAQTLLNLAKQPDAMTHPDGMQIKITRQEIGQIVGCSRETVGRILKMLEDQNLISAHGKTIVVYGTR; this is encoded by the coding sequence ATGGTGCTTGGCAAACCGCAAACAGACCCGACTCTCGAATGGTTCTTGTCCCATTGCCACATTCATAAGTATCCATCGAAGAGCACACTGATTCACCAGGGTGAAAAGGCTGAGACGCTGTATTACATCGTCAAGGGTTCTGTGGCTGTTCTGATCAAAGATGAAGAGGGCAAGGAAATGATCCTCTCCTATCTGAATCAGGGCGATTTCATTGGCGAGTTAGGGCTGTTCGAAGAAGGTCAGGAACGTAGTGCCTGGGTTCGTGCTAAAAGTGCCTGCGAAGTGGCTGAAATTTCATATAAAAAATTCCGCCAGCTCATTCAGGTCAATCCAGACATTTTGATGCGCCTGTCTTCCCAGATGGCTCGCCGTCTGCAAGTGACATCTGAGAAAGTCGGTAACCTGGCATTCCTTGATGTGACTGGTCGTATCGCGCAGACACTGCTGAACCTGGCTAAACAGCCTGATGCAATGACCCACCCGGACGGTATGCAGATTAAAATTACCCGTCAGGAAATCGGTCAGATCGTGGGTTGCTCTCGCGAAACCGTTGGTCGTATCTTGAAAATGCTGGAAGATCAAAATCTGATCTCTGCTCACGGTAAAACGATCGTCGTTTACGGCACTCGTTAA
- the ppiA gene encoding peptidylprolyl isomerase A has translation MLKSTLAAVATVFALSALSPAALAAKGDPHVLLTTSAGEIELELNSQKAPVSVKNFVDYVNSGFYNNTIFHRVIPGFMLQGGGFTADMNQKQPNPPIKNEADNGLRNTRGTISMARTADKDSATSQFFLNVADNAFLDHGQRDFGYAVFGKVVKGMDVADKISQVQTHDVGPYQNVPSKPVVILSAKVLP, from the coding sequence ATGCTCAAATCGACTTTGGCGGCTGTAGCAACTGTGTTTGCTCTTTCCGCTCTCTCTCCTGCGGCACTTGCTGCTAAAGGTGACCCACACGTCCTGTTGACGACTTCAGCAGGTGAAATTGAGCTTGAGTTAAATAGCCAGAAAGCCCCAGTTTCTGTGAAAAACTTTGTGGATTACGTTAACAGCGGCTTCTACAACAACACCATTTTCCATCGCGTGATCCCGGGCTTTATGCTCCAGGGCGGCGGCTTCACGGCAGATATGAATCAGAAGCAGCCAAACCCACCAATTAAAAACGAAGCCGATAACGGCTTGCGTAATACTCGCGGTACCATTTCCATGGCACGTACTGCCGATAAAGACAGCGCGACCAGCCAGTTCTTCCTCAATGTGGCAGATAACGCTTTCCTCGATCATGGCCAGCGCGACTTTGGTTACGCGGTATTTGGTAAAGTTGTGAAAGGGATGGACGTTGCCGATAAAATCTCTCAGGTACAAACTCATGACGTTGGCCCATACCAAAATGTGCCGTCAAAACCTGTAGTTATCCTCTCCGCGAAAGTCCTGCCGTAA
- the argD gene encoding bifunctional acetylornithine/succinyldiaminopimelate transaminase, with product MATEQSAITRATFDEVILPIYAPAEFIPVKGKGSRVWDQQGKEYVDFAGGIAVTALGHCHPALVEALKSQGETLWHTSNVFTNEPALRLGRKLIDATFAERVLFMNSGTEANETAFKLARYYASTHHSPYKTKIIAFHNAFHGRSLFTVSVGGQPKYSDGFGPKPADIIHVPFNDLHAVKAVMDDHTCAVVVEPIQGEGGVTAATPEFLQGLRELCDEHKALLVFDEVQCGMGRIGELFAYMHYGVTPDILTSAKALGGGFPVSVMLTTQEIASAFHVGTHGSTYGGNPLACAVAGAAFDIINTPEVLKGVATKRQQFVKHLQQIDEQYDVFSDIRGMGLLIGAELKPRYKGRAREFLYAAAEAGVMVLNAGPDVMRFAPALIVEDADIEDGMSRFAKAVAKVVNA from the coding sequence ATGGCAACCGAACAATCAGCAATTACCCGCGCTACTTTTGATGAAGTGATTTTGCCGATTTATGCACCGGCGGAGTTTATCCCGGTTAAAGGCAAAGGCAGTCGTGTTTGGGATCAACAAGGTAAAGAGTACGTTGATTTCGCCGGCGGGATTGCCGTCACGGCGTTAGGCCACTGCCACCCAGCGTTAGTGGAAGCGTTAAAAAGTCAGGGCGAAACGCTATGGCATACCAGCAACGTTTTCACCAATGAACCCGCGTTGCGCCTGGGCCGTAAGCTGATTGATGCTACTTTTGCTGAACGCGTACTGTTTATGAATTCTGGTACCGAAGCTAACGAAACCGCCTTTAAACTGGCACGTTACTACGCTTCTACGCACCATAGTCCGTATAAAACCAAAATTATTGCCTTCCATAATGCCTTCCACGGCCGTTCGCTTTTTACCGTTTCCGTTGGCGGCCAGCCGAAGTATTCTGACGGCTTTGGCCCGAAGCCTGCCGATATTATTCATGTGCCGTTTAACGACTTGCATGCAGTGAAAGCGGTGATGGATGACCATACTTGTGCGGTCGTGGTCGAGCCGATTCAGGGCGAGGGCGGTGTAACGGCGGCAACCCCAGAATTCCTGCAAGGCTTGCGCGAGTTGTGCGATGAGCATAAAGCGTTGCTGGTATTCGATGAAGTGCAGTGCGGGATGGGGCGTATCGGCGAGTTGTTTGCGTACATGCATTACGGCGTGACGCCAGACATTCTGACCAGCGCGAAGGCACTCGGCGGTGGCTTCCCGGTCAGCGTCATGCTGACTACTCAGGAAATTGCTTCTGCGTTCCATGTTGGCACTCATGGTTCAACCTACGGCGGAAACCCGCTGGCATGTGCCGTTGCGGGTGCGGCGTTTGACATCATCAATACGCCTGAGGTTTTGAAAGGTGTTGCGACGAAGCGCCAGCAATTCGTTAAGCATTTGCAGCAAATCGACGAGCAATACGACGTGTTCAGCGACATTCGCGGCATGGGCCTATTGATTGGCGCTGAGTTGAAACCTCGCTACAAAGGCCGTGCTCGGGAGTTCCTGTATGCGGCGGCAGAAGCGGGCGTGATGGTCTTGAACGCGGGGCCAGACGTCATGCGTTTTGCCCCGGCGTTAATTGTTGAAGATGCTGATATCGAAGACGGTATGTCGCGCTTTGCCAAAGCGGTCGCAAAAGTCGTTAACGCTTAA
- a CDS encoding OsmC family protein — MQARVKWVEGLTFLGESASGHQILMDGNSGDKAPSPMEMVLMSAGGCSAIDVVSILQKGRYNVTDCEVKLTSERREEAPRLFTHINLHFIVTGKELKDNAVSRAVDLSAEKYCSVALMLEKAVNITHSYEVIEG; from the coding sequence ATGCAAGCACGAGTGAAGTGGGTTGAAGGGTTAACCTTCCTTGGGGAGTCCGCTTCTGGACACCAGATTCTGATGGACGGTAATTCTGGCGATAAAGCACCCAGTCCGATGGAAATGGTTCTGATGTCCGCTGGTGGTTGTAGCGCAATCGACGTGGTTTCTATTTTGCAAAAAGGCCGCTACAACGTGACGGATTGTGAAGTGAAACTGACCTCTGAGCGCCGCGAAGAAGCCCCGCGTCTGTTCACACATATCAATCTGCATTTCATCGTGACAGGCAAAGAGTTGAAAGATAATGCGGTTTCACGCGCTGTAGACTTGTCTGCTGAGAAGTACTGCTCTGTTGCGTTGATGCTGGAAAAAGCCGTAAACATCACCCATAGCTACGAAGTGATTGAAGGCTAG
- a CDS encoding YccS/YhfK family putative transporter, whose protein sequence is MWRRLIYHPEVNYALRQTLVLCLPVAVGLLFGNLQSGLLFSLVPACCNIAGLDTPHKRFFKRLIVGGSLFAVSSLIMQLLLLYTSVPLPVILAVMALLLGVTAEISSLHARLLPASLIAAIFTLSMAGNMPIWKPMLLYVSGTIWYGVFNWFWFWMWREQPLRESLSLLYRQLAEYCEAKYGMLTQHTDPEKALPPLLERQQKAVDLITVCYQQLHMLAANQQNGYKRLLRAFQVALDLQEHISVSLHQPAEVQKLVEKSHAEAVIRWNAQTIAARLRVLADDILYHRFPQRFTMDKQIDALEKIARQNPDNPVGQFCHYHFSRIGRVLRTQRPLYIRDLMEDRQRRLPLWAALKSYLSLKSAALRNAARLGVMLTIASILGGFLHLPKPYWILMTVMFVTQNGYGATRVRILHRSAGTIAGLAIAGIALHFHFPQDIALAAMLVITLVSYLFIRKSYGWATIGFTVTAVYTLQLITLSAEQYIVPRLIDTLLGCLIAFGGMVWLWPQWQSGLLRQNAHDALERDQDAIRLILSSDPEPTPLAYSRMRVNQAHNALFNSLNQAMQEPGFNSHYLADMKLWVTHSQFIVEHINAMTTLAREHNMLTPDLAQRYLQSCEIALQRCQQRLQYDGPGETNDANILDPLEGLPSGPLSTMEQHLQRVLGHLSTMHTISSVAWRQRPHHGIWLNRLRRSN, encoded by the coding sequence ATGTGGCGTCGGCTTATCTACCATCCTGAAGTTAACTACGCACTGCGGCAAACGCTGGTGCTGTGCCTTCCGGTGGCAGTAGGTTTGCTCTTTGGCAATCTCCAGTCCGGCCTGCTTTTCTCTTTAGTCCCTGCCTGCTGCAACATTGCAGGGCTTGATACCCCCCATAAACGCTTCTTCAAACGCCTGATCGTCGGCGGTAGTCTGTTTGCCGTCAGCAGTTTGATCATGCAGCTTTTGTTGCTTTATACCTCCGTGCCGTTGCCGGTGATATTGGCCGTGATGGCGCTATTGCTGGGCGTCACAGCCGAAATCAGCTCCCTGCACGCTCGTCTGCTTCCCGCCTCACTCATTGCCGCCATCTTTACACTCAGCATGGCCGGGAATATGCCCATCTGGAAGCCCATGCTGCTGTATGTCAGCGGTACAATTTGGTACGGCGTGTTTAACTGGTTTTGGTTCTGGATGTGGCGCGAGCAGCCACTGCGTGAATCATTAAGCCTGCTCTATCGCCAACTGGCAGAGTACTGCGAAGCCAAATACGGGATGCTCACGCAGCATACCGATCCTGAAAAAGCGCTGCCTCCGCTCCTGGAGCGGCAGCAAAAAGCCGTTGACCTGATCACGGTCTGCTACCAGCAATTGCACATGCTGGCGGCGAACCAGCAAAATGGCTACAAACGCTTGTTACGTGCGTTTCAGGTCGCTCTGGATTTACAAGAACACATTTCCGTCAGCCTTCACCAACCTGCCGAAGTGCAAAAACTGGTTGAGAAAAGCCACGCTGAAGCCGTGATTCGCTGGAACGCGCAGACCATTGCGGCGCGTTTACGTGTGCTGGCTGATGACATTCTTTATCATCGGTTCCCACAGCGTTTCACGATGGATAAACAGATTGATGCCCTCGAGAAAATCGCACGTCAAAATCCGGATAACCCGGTTGGGCAATTTTGTCATTACCACTTCAGTCGGATTGGCCGTGTTTTACGCACCCAGCGCCCGTTATATATCCGTGATTTGATGGAAGACCGGCAGCGTCGTTTGCCACTTTGGGCAGCACTGAAAAGCTATTTGTCTTTGAAATCCGCCGCGCTGCGTAACGCCGCCAGATTAGGTGTAATGCTGACCATCGCCAGTATTTTGGGGGGGTTTTTACATCTGCCCAAACCTTACTGGATTTTGATGACGGTAATGTTTGTGACGCAAAACGGCTATGGCGCGACCCGGGTGAGAATTCTTCACCGGTCGGCAGGCACGATTGCAGGTTTGGCGATAGCGGGCATCGCACTGCACTTCCACTTTCCGCAAGATATCGCGCTGGCCGCGATGTTGGTCATTACGCTGGTCAGCTATTTGTTCATTCGTAAGAGTTACGGCTGGGCGACAATTGGCTTTACCGTCACGGCGGTTTACACCCTGCAACTGATCACCCTCAGCGCCGAGCAGTACATCGTCCCGCGCTTAATAGATACGTTGCTCGGCTGCCTGATTGCCTTTGGTGGCATGGTATGGCTGTGGCCACAGTGGCAAAGTGGTTTGCTGCGCCAGAACGCCCACGATGCTCTGGAGCGCGATCAAGATGCGATTCGCCTGATTCTGAGCAGTGACCCGGAACCCACGCCGCTGGCGTATTCGCGAATGAGGGTCAACCAGGCGCACAATGCCTTATTCAACTCGCTCAACCAGGCGATGCAGGAACCTGGATTTAACTCGCACTATCTTGCCGATATGAAACTGTGGGTGACGCACAGCCAGTTTATCGTCGAACACATCAATGCGATGACCACGCTCGCCCGCGAGCACAACATGCTTACGCCGGATCTCGCCCAGCGTTATTTGCAATCGTGTGAAATTGCGCTGCAACGATGCCAGCAGCGGCTTCAATATGATGGGCCAGGGGAAACCAATGATGCGAATATTCTCGACCCGCTTGAAGGGCTTCCGAGCGGGCCGCTAAGTACCATGGAGCAACATTTACAGCGGGTGTTGGGCCACCTCAGCACCATGCATACCATTTCATCGGTTGCATGGCGCCAGCGGCCACATCACGGTATCTGGCTGAACCGCTTACGGCGCTCAAATTGA
- the pabA gene encoding aminodeoxychorismate synthase component 2, translated as MLLLIDNYDSFTWNLYQYFCELGAEVVVKRNDELTLSDISALAPEKLVISPGPCTPTEAGISLAAITHFAGQLPILGVCLGHQAIAQAFGATIVRAEKVMHGKTSAITHNNSGVFHGLNNPLTVTRYHSLVIDPATLPDCFDVTAWTDKQEIMGIRHRELELEGVQFHPESILSEQGHQLLANFLNR; from the coding sequence ATGCTACTGCTTATCGACAACTACGACTCATTCACCTGGAACCTTTATCAGTACTTTTGCGAATTAGGTGCAGAAGTGGTGGTGAAACGTAACGATGAGCTGACCCTTTCTGATATCAGCGCGTTAGCCCCAGAAAAGTTGGTTATCTCGCCAGGTCCCTGCACCCCCACCGAAGCAGGGATTTCTCTGGCGGCGATTACGCATTTTGCCGGACAGTTGCCGATTCTTGGGGTTTGTCTTGGTCATCAGGCGATTGCCCAGGCGTTTGGTGCGACGATTGTGCGTGCTGAAAAAGTGATGCATGGCAAAACCTCCGCTATTACGCATAACAATTCTGGCGTGTTCCACGGCCTGAACAATCCCCTTACCGTCACGCGCTATCACTCTTTGGTTATCGATCCTGCAACATTACCCGACTGCTTTGACGTGACCGCCTGGACGGATAAGCAAGAGATTATGGGGATCCGTCACCGCGAGCTTGAGCTGGAAGGGGTGCAATTCCACCCGGAAAGTATTCTCAGTGAGCAGGGGCACCAGCTGTTAGCCAATTTCCTTAATCGTTGA